From a single Candidatus Methylarchaceae archaeon HK02M2 genomic region:
- a CDS encoding DUF1464 family protein, which yields IHDELFKRLSDLGNVRKIKGFAQVSKEAAQGAAILANGLAGGKYKELVENMMVTKAKGTVLDYIYIKEIDELRRMYKI from the coding sequence GAATTCATGATGAACTCTTTAAGAGGTTGTCTGATTTAGGGAATGTCAGAAAAATTAAAGGATTTGCTCAAGTATCTAAAGAGGCGGCACAAGGGGCGGCCATTCTGGCTAATGGTTTAGCAGGAGGAAAATACAAAGAGCTTGTTGAAAATATGATGGTTACAAAAGCAAAAGGGACAGTACTAGATTACATATATATAAAAGAAATTGATGAATTAAGACGAATGTATAAAATCTAA
- a CDS encoding ABC transporter permease, whose amino-acid sequence MISANLQAIYVLWIRQIKRFLRAKSRLVANIVQPFFFLMFFGFGFSFIRLDGNLNYIDFLTPGIITMSVVFSSMFAGVSVIWDRQFGFLKEVLVAPVSRLTIVIGQTLGGSTLAILQGLLVLCISMILGAKVNLFGLIPALLFMVLIAFFSVSIGLIIASRLEDFQGFQLIMNLLIFPLIFLSSAFFPIQNVPDWMNIIMLANPLTYAVDGLRGFLIGTFALPIYLDFIIVVLVSLSLMLIGAFAFNRCESG is encoded by the coding sequence ATGATCTCTGCAAACTTGCAAGCGATATATGTTCTATGGATTAGACAGATTAAAAGATTCTTAAGGGCAAAAAGTAGATTGGTTGCAAATATAGTGCAGCCGTTCTTCTTTCTAATGTTCTTTGGCTTTGGATTTAGCTTCATTAGACTTGATGGAAATTTGAATTATATAGACTTCCTTACACCTGGAATTATTACTATGTCGGTAGTGTTCTCATCGATGTTTGCAGGAGTATCTGTGATTTGGGATAGGCAATTTGGATTTTTAAAAGAAGTGTTAGTTGCACCTGTTAGTAGGCTCACGATAGTAATAGGACAAACTTTAGGAGGCTCTACACTTGCCATACTTCAAGGTTTACTTGTTTTATGTATTAGCATGATTTTAGGTGCAAAGGTAAACCTTTTTGGGTTAATACCAGCATTACTTTTTATGGTATTGATTGCATTTTTTTCAGTCAGTATTGGATTAATAATTGCATCAAGGCTCGAAGACTTTCAAGGATTTCAGCTTATAATGAACTTACTTATCTTTCCATTAATTTTTTTATCAAGTGCATTTTTTCCAATACAAAATGTTCCAGATTGGATGAATATTATTATGCTTGCTAATCCATTGACTTATGCCGTTGATGGGTTAAGGGGATTTTTAATAGGGACTTTTGCATTGCCAATATATCTCGATTTTATAATTGTAGTACTTGTTAGTTTATCTTTAATGCTAATCGGTGCTTTTGCTTTCAACAGATGTGAAAGTGGTTAA